In the Pyrolobus fumarii 1A genome, one interval contains:
- a CDS encoding 30S ribosomal protein S4e, with protein MARMGGRRHLKTLAAPKFWPVRERAGVFTVKPRPGPHPLHRCIPLLVLVRDVLGYAKTAREARKIIAEGHFKVDGRVRRDYKFPVGFMDVVEVVDTGEKYRILPYPTRFFILHPISDEEAKVKLCRIEDKSTVKGGHVQLHCHDGRNVLIRVSDPTRADEAKPYRTLGTLKITIPGQEILDYVPLEVGNLAIVFGGRNVGRVGKIVEIQRGMGRKRSIVTLEDARGEKFQTSLDYVFVIGKGDEPLISLPEGAWK; from the coding sequence GTGGCTAGAATGGGTGGACGTAGGCATCTGAAGACGCTTGCTGCTCCAAAGTTCTGGCCAGTAAGAGAGCGTGCTGGCGTATTCACTGTAAAGCCCAGGCCAGGCCCACACCCGCTACACCGCTGTATACCGCTACTAGTGCTCGTGAGGGACGTGCTGGGCTATGCTAAGACGGCGAGAGAGGCGCGTAAGATAATCGCTGAGGGCCACTTCAAGGTTGATGGTAGGGTCCGGAGGGACTACAAGTTCCCTGTAGGCTTCATGGATGTAGTGGAGGTCGTGGACACGGGAGAGAAGTACCGCATACTGCCATACCCGACGAGGTTCTTCATACTACACCCGATTAGTGATGAAGAGGCGAAGGTCAAGCTATGCAGGATAGAGGACAAGTCTACTGTCAAGGGCGGTCATGTGCAGCTACACTGCCATGATGGTAGGAACGTGTTGATACGTGTCTCTGACCCGACGCGTGCTGACGAGGCCAAGCCATACCGGACACTAGGCACGTTGAAGATAACCATACCGGGTCAGGAGATACTCGACTATGTACCGCTAGAAGTTGGCAACCTCGCTATAGTCTTCGGTGGTCGCAACGTCGGTCGCGTAGGTAAGATAGTCGAGATTCAGCGTGGCATGGGTAGGAAGAGGAGTATAGTGACGCTAGAAGACGCGCGCGGCGAGAAATTCCAGACCAGCCTTGACTACGTCTTCGTTATAGGTAAGGGGGATGAGCCGCTCATCTCCCTACCGGAGGGTGCATGGAAATGA
- a CDS encoding 50S ribosomal protein L14, with product MVKAVTVGSRRSVNPGVQVGSYVKVADNSGAKEVMIIGVIGYKGRLRRIPWAGVGDMVVVTVKKGTPEMRKQVVKAVVIRQRRPYRRPDGTWVAFEDNAVVIVSPDGTPKGSEIHGPVAREAAERWPRIANIASIIV from the coding sequence ATGGTCAAGGCTGTTACTGTTGGTTCGCGTAGGAGCGTCAACCCAGGTGTGCAGGTAGGCAGCTATGTCAAGGTGGCTGACAACAGCGGCGCCAAGGAGGTCATGATAATCGGTGTCATTGGTTACAAGGGCAGGCTTAGGAGGATCCCATGGGCCGGCGTGGGTGACATGGTAGTTGTTACTGTGAAGAAAGGTACACCAGAGATGAGGAAGCAGGTCGTAAAGGCTGTCGTCATTAGACAGAGGAGGCCCTACCGCCGCCCGGATGGCACTTGGGTGGCATTCGAGGACAACGCAGTTGTCATAGTCTCGCCTGATGGTACGCCAAAGGGTAGCGAGATACACGGCCCCGTTGCTAGAGAGGCTGCCGAGCGCTGGCCAAGAATAGCCAATATAGCCAGCATCATAGTCTAA
- a CDS encoding ribonuclease P protein component 1, protein MRRTPWNIFFHVLVGLEVCVLSHPDPAMVGRCGVVIDETARTLVLRDKSGKVFRVTKRDAIFEFRVGRVSVIAEGELIVGRVEERLKRLEKGRGLVVRYVLREGRWYTRVEAPGENV, encoded by the coding sequence TTGAGGCGTACACCCTGGAACATTTTCTTCCATGTGCTCGTTGGGCTTGAAGTTTGCGTCCTATCTCATCCTGATCCAGCGATGGTTGGGCGTTGTGGAGTTGTGATTGATGAGACTGCACGCACGCTAGTGTTGCGCGATAAGAGTGGCAAGGTCTTTCGTGTAACTAAGCGTGATGCTATCTTCGAATTTAGGGTTGGCCGAGTGTCGGTTATTGCGGAGGGTGAGCTTATAGTAGGGCGTGTGGAAGAGCGGCTCAAGAGGCTCGAAAAGGGTAGGGGGTTGGTGGTCAGGTATGTCCTACGTGAAGGACGTTGGTATACCCGGGTTGAAGCCCCCGGAGAGAACGTGTAA
- a CDS encoding 30S ribosomal protein S17: MSYVKDVGIPGLKPPERTCNDKKCPWHGRVRVRGLILKGVVVKAKMKNTVVVEREYLYYDRKYRRYERRTSRIHAHNPPCINAKEGDIVVIGETRPLAKTVHFVVLAVVGRKPLHVK, translated from the coding sequence ATGTCCTACGTGAAGGACGTTGGTATACCCGGGTTGAAGCCCCCGGAGAGAACGTGTAACGACAAGAAGTGTCCATGGCATGGCCGGGTGAGAGTGAGAGGGCTCATACTCAAGGGTGTGGTCGTCAAAGCCAAGATGAAGAACACTGTTGTGGTTGAGCGTGAGTATCTCTACTATGACAGGAAGTATAGAAGGTATGAGAGGAGAACGAGTAGAATACACGCTCATAATCCACCCTGCATTAACGCTAAGGAGGGCGACATAGTGGTTATCGGCGAGACCAGGCCCCTGGCAAAGACTGTACACTTTGTTGTGCTAGCGGTCGTTGGGCGTAAGCCGCTACACGTAAAGTGA
- a CDS encoding 50S ribosomal protein L23, whose protein sequence is MRDPREIIIRPLQTEKALRLIEQQNTLTFIVRRDATKPEIKRAVEELFGVKVVKVNTLITPRGEKKAYVKLAPEYKATEIAARLGIL, encoded by the coding sequence ATGAGGGACCCGCGCGAGATAATCATAAGGCCTCTTCAGACTGAGAAAGCGCTAAGACTCATCGAGCAGCAGAACACGCTAACATTCATAGTGAGGCGTGACGCGACAAAACCAGAGATAAAGAGAGCAGTAGAGGAGCTATTCGGCGTCAAAGTAGTCAAGGTGAACACGCTGATAACGCCAAGGGGCGAGAAGAAGGCATACGTAAAACTGGCTCCCGAGTACAAGGCCACCGAGATAGCCGCCAGGCTAGGCATACTCTAA
- a CDS encoding 2-hydroxyacid dehydrogenase, with amino-acid sequence MYLVVAVEPLGLEESKVRKIFEETLGRYAKLVLYDAPPADQGELFKRIKDADIVVTVSYPISGEVIRKSEKLKMIAVSFTGYDHVDIEAAKERGIVVSNVPGYATDSVAELVFGLVIVAARRVIQADRVMRTGGWRTPELLGTELRGKTIGIVGFGAIGRRVAELAKAFGMDILVYDRSPWKEEKKKKAEEVGARFVSLDELMRKSDIVTVHVPLTSETRHMIRYEHLRLLKPGAILVNVARGAVIKEDDLVRFLKERKDVTACLDVYSVEPLPPDHELRKLENVILTPHIGFYTKEALERRTRVTFENIKAFIEGRPQNRVA; translated from the coding sequence TTGTACCTGGTCGTTGCTGTCGAACCTCTAGGTCTCGAGGAGAGTAAGGTACGTAAGATATTCGAAGAAACCCTTGGGCGATACGCAAAGCTAGTGCTATACGACGCTCCACCAGCGGATCAAGGGGAGCTCTTCAAAAGGATAAAAGACGCCGATATCGTTGTTACAGTCTCGTATCCCATCAGTGGCGAGGTTATCAGGAAATCCGAGAAGCTTAAAATGATCGCTGTTAGCTTTACGGGCTACGACCACGTTGATATTGAGGCTGCAAAAGAGCGCGGTATAGTAGTGTCTAATGTTCCCGGCTATGCAACGGATTCCGTAGCCGAACTCGTCTTTGGTCTCGTGATCGTGGCAGCTAGGCGTGTAATCCAGGCTGATCGTGTAATGCGTACTGGTGGATGGAGGACCCCAGAACTGCTTGGGACTGAGCTCCGAGGAAAAACAATCGGAATAGTAGGTTTCGGTGCTATTGGAAGAAGAGTTGCGGAACTAGCAAAGGCCTTCGGTATGGACATTCTCGTTTATGACCGTAGTCCCTGGAAGGAGGAGAAGAAAAAGAAAGCTGAAGAGGTAGGAGCCAGGTTTGTGTCCCTTGATGAGCTAATGCGCAAGTCGGATATAGTGACAGTACACGTCCCACTGACTAGTGAGACGCGACACATGATACGCTATGAGCACCTTAGGCTTCTCAAGCCGGGAGCCATTCTTGTCAATGTGGCGCGGGGAGCGGTTATCAAAGAGGATGATCTGGTAAGGTTCCTGAAGGAACGAAAGGATGTCACAGCGTGCCTAGATGTATATAGTGTTGAGCCTCTACCCCCAGACCACGAGCTACGCAAACTTGAGAATGTGATACTCACGCCGCACATAGGCTTCTATACCAAGGAGGCTCTTGAAAGAAGAACGCGTGTCACTTTCGAGAACATAAAGGCGTTCATCGAGGGAAGACCCCAAAACAGAGTCGCATAG
- the rpmC gene encoding 50S ribosomal protein L29, protein MARKPKFMIKTDDIRKMSPEERIKKLRELQEELVRLRLKAAMGTLDNPGAIRAIRKTIARILTVMREEELGISRQPKK, encoded by the coding sequence ATGGCGCGTAAACCAAAGTTCATGATAAAGACTGATGATATAAGGAAGATGAGTCCCGAGGAGCGCATCAAGAAGCTGCGTGAGTTGCAGGAAGAGCTTGTCAGGCTGCGTCTAAAGGCTGCTATGGGTACGCTTGACAACCCAGGCGCTATTCGGGCGATACGAAAGACTATCGCCAGGATACTAACTGTTATGCGCGAGGAGGAGTTAGGCATCTCGAGACAGCCCAAGAAGTAG
- a CDS encoding 50S ribosomal protein L5, whose amino-acid sequence MSLPLPLTPEQIRTIKERWESNPMIKPFIAKVTVNIGVGESGERLYKAAKVLEEITGQKPVFRRAKKTIKDFGVKKGENIAVMVTLRREKAIEFLKKAFEAIGYKLKASQFDQFGNVSFGIKEHILIPGTRYDPEIGIFGMDVAITIERPGYRITRRRRCRKKRIPLRHRVTPEEAMLLLHEMFGVKIE is encoded by the coding sequence ATGAGCCTCCCGCTCCCGCTCACACCTGAACAGATAAGGACGATAAAGGAGCGCTGGGAGAGCAACCCAATGATAAAGCCGTTCATTGCAAAGGTGACTGTCAACATTGGCGTTGGTGAGTCTGGTGAGAGGCTCTACAAGGCTGCTAAGGTGCTCGAGGAGATAACCGGTCAGAAACCCGTATTCCGCAGAGCGAAGAAGACCATCAAGGACTTTGGCGTTAAGAAAGGCGAGAACATAGCAGTAATGGTGACGCTCCGTAGAGAAAAAGCCATAGAGTTCCTCAAGAAGGCATTCGAGGCCATCGGTTACAAGCTAAAGGCTAGCCAGTTCGACCAGTTTGGCAATGTGAGCTTCGGCATAAAGGAGCACATACTGATACCAGGTACCAGGTACGACCCAGAGATAGGCATCTTCGGCATGGACGTCGCCATAACCATAGAGAGGCCTGGCTATAGGATAACGAGGCGGAGACGATGCCGCAAGAAGAGAATACCGCTGCGTCACCGCGTAACTCCCGAGGAAGCAATGTTGCTACTCCACGAGATGTTCGGCGTGAAGATAGAGTGA
- the rplX gene encoding 50S ribosomal protein L24, translating into MKSKQPKKQRRAYFNAPLHKRQKMMAAPLSPELRKELGIRNLPVRVGDEVVIMRGMFAGHRGKVMKVDLKRMRIYVQGATIKNSRGEERFYPIHPSNVMIVKLDLSDPRRKEIIERKRKAREEFLAIIKAGKEQSTSGVEKSG; encoded by the coding sequence GTGAAGTCGAAGCAGCCAAAGAAGCAGAGGCGCGCTTACTTTAACGCGCCGTTGCACAAGAGGCAGAAGATGATGGCTGCTCCTCTGAGTCCAGAGCTACGCAAGGAGCTTGGTATACGTAACTTGCCGGTGCGTGTGGGCGACGAGGTAGTGATAATGAGGGGTATGTTTGCTGGGCACCGTGGCAAGGTTATGAAGGTTGATTTGAAGAGAATGAGGATCTACGTGCAGGGTGCGACCATCAAGAACTCTAGGGGCGAGGAGAGGTTCTACCCGATACACCCCTCGAACGTCATGATAGTGAAGCTTGACCTTAGTGACCCAAGGCGTAAGGAGATAATCGAGAGGAAGCGGAAGGCTCGTGAGGAGTTCCTAGCCATAATAAAGGCGGGTAAGGAGCAGAGCACGAGCGGGGTGGAGAAGAGTGGCTAG
- a CDS encoding 30S ribosomal protein S14, producing the protein MGKYRPPRVRKYGRGAIKCQRCGSHDAIIRKYGIYLCRQCFRELAVSLGFRKYS; encoded by the coding sequence ATGGGGAAGTACAGGCCGCCTCGTGTCCGTAAGTATGGGCGTGGTGCAATCAAGTGTCAGAGGTGTGGTAGCCACGACGCTATTATCAGAAAGTATGGCATCTACCTTTGTCGTCAATGTTTCCGCGAGCTTGCAGTCTCATTAGGCTTTAGGAAGTATAGCTAG
- a CDS encoding 30S ribosomal protein S3, giving the protein MVLIKKYFVQKALREAKIDEYLAKRFYRAGYAGVRIIELPIGHRVYIYAERPGMIIGRGGQTIRELQYIFEKHFGLNNPQVSVRRVEEPDLNARVVASRIAVLLERGAHYRRVANVMLRRILAAGAIGAEIVISGKLRTERARYEKLRAGKVYSTGYQVEYMVDRAVMHVLLKPGVYGIEVKIVKPVRPADYVRIKTPEEVKEIVEKIREEMGLKAAEAQAQEGQAQTQAGESQAEGGEGGS; this is encoded by the coding sequence ATGGTGCTCATAAAGAAGTATTTCGTTCAGAAGGCCCTCCGCGAGGCAAAGATAGACGAGTATCTAGCCAAGAGGTTCTATCGTGCGGGTTACGCTGGCGTACGTATCATAGAGCTGCCTATCGGCCACAGAGTGTACATCTATGCTGAGAGGCCGGGTATGATAATCGGGAGGGGCGGCCAGACTATCCGCGAGTTGCAATACATATTCGAGAAACACTTTGGGCTCAACAACCCCCAGGTGAGCGTCCGCCGCGTCGAAGAGCCGGATCTCAATGCGCGTGTAGTAGCCTCGAGGATAGCAGTGCTGCTCGAGAGGGGTGCTCACTACCGTCGTGTGGCCAACGTAATGCTAAGGCGTATACTTGCAGCTGGTGCGATTGGCGCCGAGATAGTAATCAGTGGTAAGCTGCGCACCGAGAGAGCCAGATATGAGAAGCTGCGTGCAGGCAAGGTCTACAGTACCGGTTACCAGGTAGAGTACATGGTAGATCGTGCGGTGATGCACGTTCTGCTAAAGCCAGGCGTCTATGGTATCGAGGTGAAGATAGTGAAGCCTGTGAGACCAGCGGACTATGTGAGGATAAAGACGCCCGAGGAGGTGAAGGAGATCGTCGAGAAGATACGTGAGGAGATGGGTCTGAAGGCTGCTGAGGCACAGGCCCAGGAGGGGCAGGCTCAAACCCAGGCGGGTGAGTCGCAGGCTGAAGGAGGCGAGGGTGGTAGCTAA
- a CDS encoding 30S ribosomal protein S8 — protein sequence MVMLDPLANALATIYNNEMRAKPEALIWPASKLIMNVLRVMQREGYIGEFEYIDDGRWGKIRVRLLGRINKCGVIKPRFPVKYRDLERMPDWLRKYLPSKDVGILIISTPKGVMSHREALQQRLGGVLLAYVY from the coding sequence ATGGTCATGCTAGACCCACTAGCTAACGCACTCGCAACGATATACAACAACGAGATGAGGGCTAAGCCAGAGGCGCTCATCTGGCCAGCTTCAAAGCTAATCATGAACGTGCTACGTGTGATGCAGAGAGAGGGTTACATCGGCGAGTTCGAGTACATAGACGATGGGCGTTGGGGTAAGATACGCGTACGCCTACTAGGCAGAATTAACAAGTGTGGTGTCATCAAGCCGCGCTTCCCAGTCAAGTATAGGGATCTAGAGCGTATGCCCGACTGGCTACGCAAGTACCTACCAAGCAAGGACGTAGGAATACTAATCATCTCGACACCTAAGGGAGTGATGAGCCACCGCGAGGCTCTACAGCAAAGGCTAGGTGGCGTCCTGCTAGCCTATGTCTACTAA
- a CDS encoding 50S ribosomal protein L22 yields the protein MPRWKYSVQVDPEKTAKAMVWDAPISYKKVVELARVLKGKRVDEARKLLERVIRLEEPIPVRRYHGKQAHHRGLADKYGWPVGRYPVKAAKIILKLLDNVVNNAEQKGLDTSRLKIIHIAVHKGITLKRWMPRAFGRATPKWKRRSHIEIIVAEEE from the coding sequence TTGCCTAGATGGAAGTACAGCGTGCAGGTGGACCCTGAAAAGACGGCCAAGGCGATGGTGTGGGACGCGCCGATATCCTACAAGAAGGTTGTGGAGCTTGCTCGCGTATTGAAGGGTAAGCGTGTTGACGAGGCGCGCAAGCTCCTCGAGCGTGTAATAAGGCTCGAGGAGCCCATCCCCGTCAGGAGGTACCATGGTAAGCAGGCTCACCACAGGGGCCTCGCCGACAAGTATGGGTGGCCGGTTGGCAGGTACCCCGTGAAGGCTGCGAAGATTATCCTCAAGCTACTGGACAATGTAGTCAACAATGCTGAGCAGAAGGGCTTGGACACTAGCAGGCTTAAGATAATCCACATTGCGGTTCACAAGGGGATAACCTTGAAGAGGTGGATGCCACGCGCTTTTGGCCGAGCAACGCCCAAGTGGAAGAGGCGTAGTCACATCGAGATAATCGTGGCGGAGGAGGAGTAA